The following coding sequences lie in one Verrucomicrobiota bacterium genomic window:
- a CDS encoding DUF1559 domain-containing protein, translated as IELLVVIAIIAILAGMLLPALSKAKEGGRSSLCKNNMRQITIGVLLYTDDHADYLPWAGDVDRDLPPDWVFGGQSGGDTTNPRYWSQPPLSFGFHAEAGSIFNYVTGQPQIRLSNGRVDLNHTNTYPVYRCPSTGQIGRAQRVNFSVNNFIDAVEHPPKGVLSTRVVNPSEKLMLFNEDSKTMHNASFHPGGSAAGGTFVVHNGRINVGYVDGHVENMKHQKVHEIQRGQANIDRYFQPYR; from the coding sequence TTATCGAATTGCTCGTCGTCATTGCCATCATCGCCATCCTGGCCGGCATGCTTCTGCCCGCGCTGAGCAAGGCCAAGGAAGGCGGGCGCTCGTCGCTCTGCAAAAACAACATGCGGCAGATCACGATCGGGGTGTTGCTTTACACCGACGACCATGCGGATTACTTGCCCTGGGCGGGCGATGTGGATCGGGATTTGCCACCGGACTGGGTGTTTGGGGGACAATCCGGCGGCGACACGACAAACCCGCGTTATTGGAGCCAGCCGCCCCTTTCGTTCGGTTTCCACGCGGAGGCCGGTTCGATTTTCAATTACGTGACCGGCCAGCCGCAGATTCGTTTATCCAACGGGCGGGTCGATCTGAATCACACCAATACCTATCCGGTTTACCGGTGTCCGAGCACGGGACAAATCGGTCGGGCGCAGCGCGTCAATTTCAGCGTCAATAATTTCATCGACGCCGTGGAGCATCCGCCCAAAGGCGTGCTCAGCACGCGCGTGGTGAATCCGTCGGAGAAGTTGATGCTTTTCAACGAAGATTCCAAAACGATGCACAATGCGAGCTTTCATCCCGGCGGCAGCGCGGCCGGCGGCACGTTCGTCGTGCACAATGGCCGAATCAACGTCGGCTACGTGGATGGCCACGTCGAAAATATGAAGCATCAGAAGGTTCACGAGATTCAGCGCGGTCAGGCCAACATTGATCGTTACTTCCAGCCGTATCGCTAA
- the rsgA gene encoding ribosome small subunit-dependent GTPase A, whose translation MTLEQLGWSPSWDEEFARFRVAGLEPGRVAVEDKHQYCVHTPQGPLTGLVAGKLLHESAAPAELPKVGDWVALSVMPNEAKAVIHHVLPRQTKFSRKVPGRDTEEQVLVANVDVVFLVQALDESFRPRLIERQLVMIHESGSRPVVVLNKADLCPDVERNLETARHAAGGAPVVVVSAKTGEHIDQLKRIIHPGETVVFIGPSGVGKSSLINSLCGEEVQATTEVRVSDSKGRHTTTWRELILLPQGGLVIDTPGMREFQLWLAGQGVHEAFSDFETWATHCRFRDCSHTHEAGCAVKAALARGELPSERYENFLKLQRELAYLDEAQQQRTWLDRKRKTKAAQRAFNRIKRRDWEH comes from the coding sequence ATCACTCTCGAACAACTGGGTTGGAGTCCATCCTGGGACGAGGAATTTGCCAGGTTTCGAGTCGCGGGTCTTGAGCCGGGCCGCGTGGCGGTCGAAGACAAGCACCAATACTGCGTTCACACGCCGCAGGGTCCGCTGACCGGCCTCGTTGCGGGAAAACTTCTGCACGAATCCGCGGCGCCCGCCGAATTGCCGAAAGTTGGAGACTGGGTTGCGCTCTCCGTGATGCCGAATGAAGCCAAGGCGGTCATTCATCACGTCCTGCCGCGTCAGACAAAGTTCTCCAGAAAGGTCCCAGGCCGGGATACCGAAGAACAAGTGCTGGTCGCGAACGTGGACGTCGTTTTCCTGGTGCAGGCGCTGGATGAGTCGTTCCGGCCGCGCTTGATCGAGCGCCAGCTTGTGATGATCCACGAAAGCGGATCCCGGCCGGTCGTCGTCCTGAACAAGGCGGATCTTTGCCCGGATGTAGAACGAAACCTGGAGACGGCCCGGCATGCCGCGGGCGGAGCGCCCGTGGTCGTCGTCAGCGCGAAGACAGGAGAGCATATCGATCAGTTGAAGAGGATCATTCATCCGGGCGAGACCGTGGTGTTCATCGGACCGTCCGGCGTGGGGAAATCCAGCCTGATCAACTCCCTGTGCGGCGAAGAGGTTCAGGCCACGACCGAAGTGCGGGTCAGCGACTCGAAAGGCCGGCACACGACAACGTGGCGCGAGCTGATTCTGTTGCCGCAAGGCGGCCTCGTGATCGACACGCCGGGGATGCGCGAGTTTCAACTGTGGCTTGCAGGGCAGGGGGTTCACGAGGCCTTCTCCGATTTTGAGACCTGGGCGACGCACTGCCGCTTTCGGGATTGCTCGCACACGCACGAAGCGGGTTGTGCTGTCAAAGCGGCGCTGGCCCGGGGAGAGCTGCCGTCGGAACGGTACGAGAATTTCCTGAAACTCCAGCGCGAGTTGGCTTACCTGGACGAAGCCCAACAGCAGCGCACCTGGCTCGACCGCAAACGGAAAACGAAAGCGGCACAACGCGCCTTCAACCGAATCAAGCGACGCGATTGGGAGCACTGA
- a CDS encoding type II toxin-antitoxin system VapC family toxin, with the protein MHSFIAATARRHNLTIATRNTKDYERPGLKVFNPGAAASPAHPH; encoded by the coding sequence CTGCATAGTTTCATCGCCGCCACGGCACGCCGCCACAACTTAACCATTGCGACGCGCAACACGAAAGACTACGAGCGACCGGGTCTCAAAGTGTTCAATCCCGGAGCAGCCGCGTCGCCGGCTCACCCTCACTAA
- a CDS encoding (deoxy)nucleoside triphosphate pyrophosphohydrolase, with amino-acid sequence MGSSVKALMQEKEKIVEVAAGLIFREGKLLITQRRLNDHLGGLWEFPGGKRERNESFKACLERELLEELGVEVKARELMGRVTHRYPEKTVRLRFYRCDLIKREPRAIGCQAVKWVRRNQLLRYSFPAADAKLLSRLETSPELWRARS; translated from the coding sequence ATGGGTTCGAGCGTTAAGGCGTTGATGCAGGAAAAGGAGAAGATCGTCGAGGTGGCGGCCGGTCTGATTTTCCGCGAGGGGAAATTGCTCATCACACAGCGGCGGCTCAACGATCATCTCGGCGGCTTGTGGGAATTTCCCGGCGGCAAGCGCGAGCGAAATGAAAGCTTCAAGGCGTGTCTGGAGCGTGAGCTTCTGGAAGAACTCGGCGTCGAGGTCAAGGCGCGCGAACTCATGGGTCGGGTGACCCATCGTTATCCGGAGAAAACCGTTCGCTTGAGATTCTACCGTTGTGACTTAATCAAGCGCGAGCCGCGAGCAATCGGATGCCAGGCGGTGAAGTGGGTGCGCCGGAACCAACTCCTCCGGTATTCCTTTCCGGCCGCGGATGCCAAGCTGCTCTCAAGACTTGAGACCTCGCCAGAACTCTGGCGCGCACGTTCGTGA
- a CDS encoding UDP-glucose/GDP-mannose dehydrogenase family protein, which produces MKISLIGTGYVGLVTGTCFAEVGHDVICVDCDAAKVELLRRGGVPIFEPGLEELIQKNVAAGRLSFTTSTQEGVEKSDVVFIAVPTPPLPDGSVDLSYMEGVARDIAGAITRYKIVVDKSTVPVKTGEKVAETIRRYCKSKVEFDVVSNPEFLREGFAVEDFLKPDRIVIGVLSQRPVAAMRELYAPFQAPVIVTDINSAELIKHASNSFLALKISYINAISILCEASGANVQEVANGIGMDPRIGRRFLDASLGFGGSCFPKDLSAFIKIAEQLGYDFALLKEVQRINAHQMDRFFKKIVETLWVLKQKKIGVLGLAFKQNTDDVRMSPAIDLCHRLQREGAVLRVHDPKAMEKAKSVLTDVTYVPEMNAVADGCDALVVATEWPQFRKLDLDLARKTMTHPILFDGRNLFDPEEMERLGFIYKSIGRRGA; this is translated from the coding sequence ATGAAGATTTCCCTTATTGGCACGGGTTACGTGGGATTGGTGACGGGCACTTGCTTCGCCGAAGTCGGGCACGACGTGATCTGCGTGGATTGCGACGCGGCCAAGGTGGAGTTGCTCCGCAGGGGCGGCGTCCCCATTTTTGAACCCGGTCTCGAGGAACTCATTCAGAAGAACGTGGCTGCCGGGCGGCTAAGCTTCACCACGTCCACGCAGGAAGGTGTTGAGAAATCCGACGTTGTTTTCATCGCCGTGCCCACACCGCCTCTCCCAGATGGCTCCGTGGATTTGAGCTACATGGAGGGCGTCGCGCGCGATATCGCCGGCGCCATCACCCGGTACAAGATCGTGGTCGATAAGAGCACGGTCCCGGTCAAGACGGGCGAGAAAGTCGCCGAAACCATCCGGCGCTACTGCAAATCCAAGGTCGAGTTTGACGTGGTCAGCAATCCGGAGTTTTTGCGCGAAGGCTTCGCGGTGGAGGATTTCCTCAAACCGGACCGCATTGTCATCGGCGTTCTTTCCCAACGGCCGGTGGCGGCGATGCGGGAGCTCTACGCGCCGTTTCAAGCCCCCGTCATTGTCACGGACATCAATTCGGCGGAGTTGATCAAGCATGCGTCCAATTCGTTCCTGGCGCTCAAGATTTCCTACATCAACGCGATCTCGATTCTTTGCGAAGCTTCGGGCGCGAACGTGCAGGAAGTGGCCAACGGCATCGGGATGGATCCGCGCATTGGCCGGCGCTTTCTGGACGCTTCGCTGGGCTTTGGCGGGAGTTGCTTTCCCAAGGACCTCAGCGCGTTCATCAAGATTGCCGAGCAACTCGGCTACGATTTCGCCCTGCTCAAGGAAGTGCAGCGGATCAACGCCCACCAGATGGACCGGTTCTTCAAGAAGATCGTCGAGACCCTCTGGGTGTTGAAGCAGAAGAAAATCGGCGTGCTCGGCCTGGCTTTCAAACAGAACACCGACGACGTCCGGATGTCGCCCGCCATCGATCTCTGCCACCGACTCCAAAGAGAGGGCGCGGTTCTTCGCGTGCACGATCCCAAAGCGATGGAGAAAGCCAAAAGCGTCCTGACCGATGTCACGTACGTGCCGGAGATGAACGCGGTCGCGGATGGCTGCGATGCGCTGGTGGTCGCGACCGAGTGGCCGCAGTTTAGGAAACTGGATCTGGACCTGGCCCGCAAAACGATGACGCACCCGATCCTGTTCGACGGCCGGAACCTGTTCGACCCCGAAGAAATGGAACGGCTGGGTTTCATCTATAAGAGCATCGGGCGGCGAGGCGCGTGA
- a CDS encoding tetratricopeptide repeat protein — MSSEMTSSVGWYDFLAWLEENKKRLILAAAGLVVVGSGIAVYRYNKVQTELAASQALLALRLPLNAPENTPPPDASSFLKIAQTHPSTTAAQRALLLAAGTLFAEGKYPDARAQFEDFLQRFGSHPLAPAALYGKAASLESDGKTDDALRTYQEVLSRYPQAWVLADTRLAIARIQEAKNQPQLALQMYEEITRTNLMSSVSGEAMARKERLLEKHPELAKTIAPATNQATTPLPLPTPQGTNAATNASSVSATNAVPAANAAPANPTPAEKK; from the coding sequence ATGAGTTCTGAAATGACCAGTTCCGTCGGGTGGTACGATTTCCTGGCCTGGCTGGAAGAGAACAAGAAACGCCTGATCCTCGCCGCGGCGGGTTTGGTGGTCGTAGGATCGGGCATTGCCGTTTATCGCTACAACAAGGTGCAAACCGAGTTGGCCGCGAGCCAGGCCCTGCTGGCGCTGCGGCTGCCCTTGAACGCTCCGGAGAATACGCCCCCGCCGGACGCCTCCAGTTTCTTGAAGATCGCGCAAACCCACCCCAGCACGACCGCGGCGCAGCGCGCGCTGCTGTTGGCGGCGGGCACCTTGTTTGCGGAAGGGAAATACCCGGACGCCCGGGCGCAATTCGAGGATTTTCTCCAACGTTTTGGGAGTCACCCTCTCGCCCCAGCCGCTTTGTACGGGAAGGCAGCGTCGCTGGAATCCGACGGGAAAACGGACGACGCGCTGCGCACTTATCAGGAGGTGTTGTCCCGCTACCCGCAGGCTTGGGTGCTGGCGGACACGCGGCTGGCGATTGCGCGGATTCAGGAGGCTAAAAACCAACCCCAACTGGCCCTCCAGATGTACGAGGAAATCACGCGGACGAATCTGATGAGTTCGGTGAGCGGAGAAGCCATGGCGCGGAAAGAGCGTTTGCTGGAAAAACATCCGGAACTGGCCAAGACCATCGCGCCCGCCACAAACCAGGCAACCACCCCATTGCCGCTCCCCACGCCCCAGGGCACAAACGCAGCCACAAATGCGTCCTCAGTTTCAGCCACGAACGCCGTGCCCGCCGCGAATGCTGCGCCGGCGAACCCAACGCCGGCTGAGAAGAAGTAA
- a CDS encoding NADH-quinone oxidoreductase subunit A yields the protein MDQFAQYIPVLLLAVVAIAYAFGILILSVVVGQRGRRDRVKDTPYECGMLPVGEGNARMSVKFYLVAMLFILFDIEVVFLYPWAVVYKDMLRDHANLIFGSMVTFLGILFVGYLYALKKRAFDWKS from the coding sequence GTGGATCAATTTGCACAGTACATCCCGGTGCTTCTTCTAGCGGTGGTGGCGATCGCGTATGCGTTCGGGATTCTGATCCTATCCGTGGTGGTGGGCCAGCGCGGCCGCCGCGACCGGGTCAAGGACACCCCTTACGAATGCGGCATGCTCCCGGTCGGAGAGGGCAACGCACGGATGTCGGTCAAATTCTATCTGGTGGCGATGCTATTCATTCTGTTCGACATCGAGGTCGTGTTCCTTTACCCCTGGGCGGTTGTTTACAAGGACATGCTGCGCGACCACGCCAACCTCATCTTCGGTTCGATGGTGACTTTCCTCGGGATCTTGTTTGTGGGTTACCTCTATGCGTTGAAAAAGCGGGCGTTCGATTGGAAGTCGTAA